TGCCCGCTGCCCCAGACGGCGGTCCACAGGCAGCCTTCGATGTCGGTGGTCATACCGTCGGGGCTGCCGGAGCCGAGGGTGACGAAGGGTTCGGGCGTGCCCGGGTCGCCGCTCACGGGGTCGACCGGATAGCGGCGGATGACGCCCCGGGCGCTGTCGGCTAGGTACATGACGGTGCCGTCGGCGCTGAAGGCCGGGCCGTTGGGGATCGTGACGTCCCGCAGGACCCGGGTGACGCGGCCGTCGCGGTCCAGGCGGTAGAGGGAGCCCGCGTCCTGGGTGGCCTCGTACGCCATGCTGCCCGCCCAGAAGCGGCCGTGCGGGTCGGCGACGCCGTCGTTCATCCGCATCGGCACGGGTGCGCCCTCCTCGGGGCGCGCGATCCAGTCGACGCGGCCCGCGGGGTCGATGCGGCAGATGCCGGGGCCCGCCGCCGCGATCCAGTGGCCGGGGTGCCCCTCCACCGGTGCCACGGCGCCCAGCGGGCAGGGCAGTCGGGTGATCGGGGCGAGCGGCGCGTCGGGTCCGTCGGGCAGCGCGAGCAGTCGGCCGGTGAGGATGTCGGTCAGCACGGCGCGGCCGTCCGTCCAGCGGATGCCCTCACCCAGTTCGAGGCGGTCGGTCCCCAGGACCGC
This portion of the Streptomyces mirabilis genome encodes:
- a CDS encoding SMP-30/gluconolactonase/LRE family protein, yielding MTAPAVLGTDRLELGEGIRWTDGRAVLTDILTGRLLALPDGPDAPLAPITRLPCPLGAVAPVEGHPGHWIAAAGPGICRIDPAGRVDWIARPEEGAPVPMRMNDGVADPHGRFWAGSMAYEATQDAGSLYRLDRDGRVTRVLRDVTIPNGPAFSADGTVMYLADSARGVIRRYPVDPVSGDPGTPEPFVTLGSGSPDGMTTDIEGCLWTAVWGSGQVHRYRPDGGLDRIVDLPAGQPAGLCLGGPDGHTLLVTSAHIGLPVPGPLDGAVFALRVDVPGAPAAPYRPAVPSAPAPADRAGTL